In the genome of Nymphaea colorata isolate Beijing-Zhang1983 chromosome 9, ASM883128v2, whole genome shotgun sequence, one region contains:
- the LOC116261512 gene encoding 50S ribosomal protein 5 alpha, chloroplastic has translation MALTLAPLSSISRSFPSFASPSIKFSRFRKNNLPLQSGFLIGFRKSTSLAPLDRWSAITKASPEDEGKGTSESEKGEEGPKEVVSVENLPLESKLQMKLEAKLRMKLAKKIRLRRKRLVRKRGMRKKGRWPPSKMKKNKNV, from the exons ATGGCTCTCACGCTTGCCCCTCTTTCCTCCATTTCTCGCTCTTTTCCTTCATTCGCCTCTCCGAGCATCAAGT TCTCCAGGTTTCGAAAGAATAACCTCCCTCTGCAATCTGGATTCCTTATCGGGTTCAGGAAATCGACTTCTCTTGCACCTTTGGACAGATGGTCTGCAATCACTAAGGCTTCTCCGGAGGATGAAGGGAAGGGCACATCAGAGTCAGAGAAAGGGGAAGAAGGTCCCAAAGAGGTAGTCTCTGTGGAGAACCTCCCTTTGGAGTCGAAGTTGCAGATGAAGCTTGAGGCCAAGCTGCGGATGAAACTCGCGAAGAAGATACGGTTGAGGAGGAAGCGCCTCGTCCGCAAGCGGGGgatgaggaagaaggggagatggCCACCttcaaagatgaagaagaacaagaacgtCTGA